Proteins found in one Seonamhaeicola sp. S2-3 genomic segment:
- a CDS encoding O-antigen ligase family protein: protein MAIVISGIIQAIYGNLQLLGYYPSNHSGFKLTGSYFNPGPYAGFLASVFPIALGLYLFREKVISSLVLFNASTKRDLILNTITKLSFEYVPLLGIISIVLIIPATQSRAAWLAVLIISLLLFELRYQILKTLFKQLTNLKKAILIAGSVLIIGISLFGIYHLKKGSSDGRLFIWKTATEIIKDNPFFGVGFDRFKAYYMNYQAHYFSEHGETPEALVADNSYYAFNEFIQFITEQGVFGFIILILILYFIIKTSARKENKELSIILKISLVSIGVFAFFSYPMEILPIKLIMLVLLAGLALLDQSKTKRFQSLKINSSIKLALKTSILVSLLLISVFSFNYVNRLDASFKNWKLAQSSYQYGDYESAIAEYQAAYPKLKNNGEFLMNYGKALSIYKQDKKAIQILERSKTHLNTTIIETALGDTYKNMKQYKQAEAAYKHAANMIPSRFYPPYLLAKLYDESGQNGKALAMAKTILSKDVKIPSTAIKEIRQEMKHIITKTNCLTKNQCQ from the coding sequence TTGGCTATTGTAATCTCTGGCATTATTCAAGCCATTTATGGCAACCTCCAATTATTAGGATATTATCCATCTAATCATTCAGGGTTTAAATTAACAGGAAGTTATTTCAATCCTGGGCCTTATGCGGGGTTTCTAGCCTCTGTTTTTCCAATTGCTTTAGGTTTGTATCTATTTAGAGAAAAAGTGATTAGCAGCCTAGTTTTGTTTAATGCAAGCACGAAAAGGGATTTAATTCTCAATACTATAACAAAACTTTCATTTGAGTATGTTCCCTTACTCGGTATAATAAGTATTGTTCTAATCATTCCCGCTACACAATCTAGAGCCGCATGGTTAGCTGTTTTAATAATTAGTCTGCTTTTGTTTGAGCTGCGTTATCAAATTTTAAAGACACTTTTTAAGCAACTAACTAATTTAAAAAAAGCTATTTTAATCGCTGGTTCTGTATTGATTATAGGGATAAGTCTATTTGGTATTTATCATCTTAAAAAGGGCTCTTCAGACGGGCGTTTATTTATTTGGAAAACCGCTACCGAAATTATCAAGGATAACCCATTTTTTGGTGTAGGTTTTGATCGCTTTAAGGCTTACTATATGAACTATCAAGCTCATTACTTTTCAGAGCATGGAGAAACTCCAGAAGCTTTGGTGGCGGACAATTCGTATTATGCCTTTAATGAGTTTATTCAATTTATAACCGAACAGGGAGTCTTTGGTTTTATCATATTGATACTAATTTTATATTTCATTATAAAAACATCTGCCAGAAAAGAAAACAAGGAGTTAAGTATCATTTTAAAAATAAGTTTAGTGTCCATTGGGGTCTTTGCGTTTTTTTCATATCCCATGGAAATCCTTCCTATTAAACTTATTATGCTTGTTTTGTTGGCTGGTTTAGCCTTGTTAGACCAAAGCAAAACAAAGCGATTTCAAAGTTTAAAAATTAATTCTTCTATTAAACTTGCTTTAAAAACTTCAATACTAGTAAGTCTTCTATTAATAAGTGTCTTTAGTTTTAATTATGTAAATAGATTAGATGCCAGCTTTAAAAATTGGAAACTGGCTCAAAGCAGTTATCAATATGGTGATTATGAAAGTGCTATAGCAGAATACCAAGCAGCTTACCCCAAATTAAAGAATAATGGTGAATTTTTAATGAATTACGGTAAAGCACTTTCTATTTACAAACAGGATAAAAAAGCCATACAAATTTTAGAACGCTCAAAAACACATTTAAACACCACTATTATTGAAACCGCTTTAGGGGATACTTATAAAAACATGAAACAGTACAAACAAGCAGAAGCTGCTTATAAACATGCTGCTAATATGATTCCGTCACGGTTTTACCCACCTTATTTATTAGCGAAATTGTATGATGAGAGCGGACAGAATGGAAAAGCATTAGCTATGGCGAAAACTATATTAAGTAAAGATGTTAAAATACCATCAACCGCTATAAAAGAAATACGGCAAGAAATGAAACATATAATCACAAAAACAAATTGTTTAACTAAAAACCAATGCCAATGA
- a CDS encoding 6-bladed beta-propeller, whose translation MKSIISLKVSIILLISLFYSCRHTSNNETILNSIGAKGHKEQIEINKDDIKLFDIYNNGAEKVVIPKNVLGSLKINLADLISSIEIIPLETSPNSIIGKVHNILFCSNYYFIHDKRNNKLLRFNHNGEFLNNIGTIGKGPGELLSISDIAINDKKKFISILDTKLRKIFRYKFSGEIIDSRPLYYMIWQHEYGEHNSIFTASKVQKNLRTPSIASYSLILADSNSVPLGLGFKNPDNPNSLVSRKPLRKFGDKIYYHHPYSDGIWRVDDSGLVPEIKFEYDEKGLPSDAWERNLNSDEFRQLLSNHLYFSGDYLIAGKFCFFEVFGNERGAFLFYNKESKSLMYGNGFKFNKEKPLTILVTPPLACKNDGTFIGIRESNDIYGLKNHIWANEKIKKYVKESDWEKISKIKQMDNPVIITYKLKDF comes from the coding sequence ATGAAGAGTATTATAAGTTTAAAAGTATCAATAATTTTATTAATTTCTTTGTTTTACAGTTGTAGACATACATCTAATAACGAAACAATTTTAAATAGTATTGGTGCAAAGGGGCATAAAGAGCAAATTGAAATTAACAAGGATGATATCAAATTATTTGATATATATAATAATGGGGCCGAAAAAGTAGTGATTCCAAAAAATGTACTAGGTTCTTTAAAGATTAATTTGGCAGATCTGATTTCTAGTATAGAAATTATACCTTTAGAGACCTCACCAAATAGCATTATAGGAAAAGTCCATAACATCTTATTCTGTTCAAACTATTATTTTATTCATGATAAAAGAAATAATAAATTATTGCGCTTTAATCATAATGGTGAATTTTTAAACAATATAGGAACAATAGGGAAAGGTCCCGGAGAGTTACTTAGCATTAGTGATATTGCCATTAATGATAAAAAGAAGTTTATTTCAATTCTAGATACTAAACTTAGAAAAATATTTAGGTATAAGTTTTCAGGAGAAATTATAGACTCAAGGCCGTTGTATTATATGATTTGGCAGCATGAGTATGGAGAACACAACTCAATTTTTACTGCCAGCAAAGTGCAAAAAAACCTTCGAACTCCTTCAATAGCCTCGTATAGTCTTATTTTAGCAGATAGTAATTCAGTTCCATTGGGACTAGGTTTTAAAAACCCAGACAATCCTAATTCATTAGTCTCTAGAAAGCCTCTGCGAAAGTTTGGTGATAAGATATATTATCATCACCCATATTCTGACGGTATTTGGAGAGTTGATGATAGTGGATTGGTACCTGAAATCAAATTTGAGTATGATGAAAAAGGTTTGCCAAGTGATGCTTGGGAAAGAAATCTGAATAGTGATGAATTTAGACAGCTACTTTCTAATCACTTATACTTTTCAGGTGATTATTTAATAGCAGGTAAATTTTGTTTTTTTGAAGTTTTTGGAAATGAAAGGGGAGCATTTTTGTTTTATAATAAGGAATCTAAATCTTTGATGTACGGTAATGGCTTTAAGTTTAATAAAGAAAAACCTCTAACTATACTGGTAACCCCCCCTCTTGCATGTAAAAATGATGGCACTTTTATTGGTATACGAGAATCTAATGATATATACGGATTAAAGAATCATATTTGGGCGAATGAAAAAATTAAAAAGTATGTAAAAGAGAGTGATTGGGAAAAAATAAGTAAAATAAAACAAATGGATAACCCAGTTATAATAACTTACAAATTAAAGGACTTTTGA